The proteins below come from a single Rhizobium sp. BT04 genomic window:
- a CDS encoding response regulator → MITETGRRNAVKVLFVDDEFIEFRALKKKIAELSEPAVEVEYSPSIGDALEKIRLARFDLILLDNRLLPNADFRETVPELRGIGYTGPIGVVSTDISGGYFQEFPNYGVDFRIGKDEIDAQTLQHIIREYVTYDVPDFWKDDYSI, encoded by the coding sequence ATGATCACCGAAACGGGCCGAAGGAACGCCGTAAAGGTTCTCTTTGTCGACGACGAATTCATCGAATTCCGTGCGCTCAAGAAGAAGATCGCCGAGCTCTCCGAGCCGGCCGTCGAGGTCGAATATTCACCGTCTATCGGGGACGCGCTGGAAAAAATCCGCTTGGCGCGTTTCGATCTCATCCTGCTCGACAACCGCCTTCTGCCGAACGCCGATTTCCGCGAAACGGTGCCGGAACTGCGCGGCATCGGTTACACCGGCCCGATCGGCGTCGTCTCGACCGATATATCGGGCGGCTATTTCCAGGAGTTCCCGAACTACGGCGTCGATTTTCGCATCGGCAAGGACGAGATCGATGCCCAGACGCTGCAGCACATCATCCGCGAATATGTGACCTATGACGTCCCGGATTTTTGGAAGGACGATTACAGCATTTGA
- a CDS encoding VOC family protein has product MTFAAFILALLTTPLQSGLLQMVSGIHHVTAVTRKVQANVDFYAGFLGMRLVKQTAGYEDATQLHLFYGDAAGTPGSLLTFLAWEDGAPGRAGYGQISEISLSIDPASIGYWLTRAMSFGLRSEGPADEFGEPVLRLKDPDNIILKLAGAKALTSPAVWDGASIPVEHAIQRVRGATMLTERPAESRGFLERHFGYRFQANRGTIDRLVSQSGDVIDVRDARGFWSGAPGTGTVDHVAFRAPDEETLLSVRKALEATDASPTNMHDRKYFRSLYAREPGGTLVELATDKPGMAVDEEHAALGTKLFVPPEAITNLHDLKVVLPQFSMPGQPRINYRELPFVHRFYTPPDPDGSVFVLLHGSGGNETTLMPLLNKAAPRATLLGVRGRATEEGFPRWYKRITPFSFDQNDIKTEAEAFAAFIEGAVKSYGLDPQKVVYVGYSNGANLLNSLLYLHPNLVHKAVLLRSMPVLSDYPHADLKGTDLLVISGKTDAYGKYASELEERLKSSGATVDSDVIPGGHDLGDADVPIIQKWLLQRMGDDPPPLEQQATKPRSETFGQP; this is encoded by the coding sequence ATGACCTTCGCAGCTTTCATACTCGCGCTCCTGACGACGCCGCTTCAATCAGGACTGCTCCAGATGGTATCAGGCATACATCACGTCACCGCCGTCACTCGAAAAGTGCAGGCGAACGTGGATTTTTACGCAGGCTTTCTCGGCATGCGGCTTGTCAAGCAGACGGCCGGTTACGAGGACGCGACTCAACTGCATCTCTTCTACGGCGATGCGGCGGGCACGCCGGGTTCGCTCCTGACCTTCCTCGCCTGGGAAGATGGCGCGCCCGGCCGGGCCGGCTACGGCCAGATCAGCGAAATATCACTGTCGATCGACCCTGCGAGCATCGGCTACTGGCTGACGCGCGCCATGAGCTTCGGTCTGCGCTCGGAAGGGCCGGCCGACGAATTCGGCGAACCGGTGCTCCGGCTGAAGGACCCCGACAACATCATCCTCAAGCTCGCAGGCGCAAAGGCTCTGACATCGCCGGCCGTCTGGGACGGCGCCTCGATCCCGGTCGAGCACGCCATCCAGCGGGTGCGCGGTGCAACTATGCTGACGGAGAGGCCCGCCGAGAGCCGCGGCTTCCTCGAGCGCCATTTCGGCTATCGCTTCCAGGCCAACCGCGGCACGATCGACAGGCTGGTTTCGCAATCCGGCGACGTCATCGACGTGCGCGATGCCCGCGGCTTCTGGTCCGGTGCGCCGGGCACCGGCACGGTCGATCACGTCGCCTTCCGCGCGCCCGATGAGGAGACGCTGCTGTCCGTCCGCAAGGCGCTCGAAGCCACCGATGCATCGCCGACCAACATGCACGACCGCAAATATTTCCGCTCGCTTTACGCCCGCGAGCCTGGCGGCACGCTGGTGGAGCTTGCCACCGACAAGCCGGGCATGGCCGTCGATGAAGAACATGCCGCGCTCGGGACGAAGCTGTTCGTACCGCCCGAAGCCATCACCAATCTCCATGACCTGAAGGTGGTGCTGCCGCAATTTTCAATGCCCGGCCAGCCGCGCATCAATTATCGCGAGCTGCCTTTCGTCCATCGCTTCTATACGCCCCCGGATCCCGACGGCAGCGTCTTCGTGCTGCTGCACGGCTCCGGCGGCAATGAGACGACGCTGATGCCGCTCTTGAACAAGGCGGCGCCGCGGGCGACGCTGCTCGGCGTGCGCGGCCGGGCGACGGAGGAAGGTTTTCCGCGCTGGTACAAGCGCATCACCCCCTTCTCCTTCGACCAAAACGACATCAAGACCGAAGCGGAAGCCTTCGCAGCTTTCATCGAGGGTGCGGTCAAATCCTACGGGCTCGATCCGCAGAAGGTCGTCTATGTCGGTTACTCCAATGGCGCCAACCTGCTGAACTCGCTGCTCTACCTGCACCCGAACCTGGTTCACAAGGCGGTGCTGCTGCGCTCCATGCCTGTTCTCAGCGACTATCCGCATGCCGATCTGAAGGGCACGGATCTGCTCGTCATCAGCGGCAAGACGGATGCCTACGGCAAATATGCGAGCGAGCTGGAAGAGCGGTTGAAGAGTTCGGGCGCCACCGTCGATTCCGACGTCATTCCCGGCGGCCATGATCTCGGCGATGCCGATGTGCCGATCATCCAGAAGTGGTTGCTCCAGAGAATGGGCGACGATCCACCGCCGCTGGAGCAGCAAGCGACTAAGCCGAGGAGCGAGACGTTCGGGCAACCATGA
- a CDS encoding LuxR C-terminal-related transcriptional regulator, with amino-acid sequence MNNVPAIPFHAGPELSRAINRTDFFRLLKSAAQHYNFDNFALARISEASAPFGERDIVITNVADRRVGLFITTLKEALGTVRAKSAQFLATPVHGRNVRPEDYRSDLVFNEFQSGVFLFIPLFTPEGRRYCLVLSGERQEPDQSEIADMLLDAMRIFDKLYEEILTPEMSGRLTHRESEIVKWTSEGKTSAEIAIILGLSEHTVNSHITAAARKLDAVNRVHMVAIALRNGLVT; translated from the coding sequence ATGAACAATGTCCCGGCAATTCCCTTTCATGCCGGACCGGAGCTGAGTCGGGCGATCAACCGCACCGATTTTTTCCGTCTGCTGAAGTCGGCCGCGCAGCACTATAACTTCGATAATTTCGCGCTGGCCCGCATTTCCGAGGCTTCGGCCCCTTTCGGTGAACGCGATATCGTCATCACCAATGTCGCCGACCGGCGTGTCGGCCTTTTCATCACGACGTTGAAGGAAGCGCTCGGCACCGTCCGGGCAAAGTCCGCTCAGTTTCTGGCAACGCCGGTTCACGGCAGGAATGTGCGGCCGGAAGATTACCGGTCCGATCTCGTTTTCAACGAGTTCCAGAGTGGCGTCTTCCTGTTCATCCCGCTGTTCACCCCGGAAGGGCGGCGCTATTGTCTTGTGCTCAGCGGCGAGCGTCAGGAGCCGGATCAGAGCGAGATCGCCGACATGCTTCTCGACGCCATGCGCATTTTCGACAAGCTTTATGAGGAAATCCTGACGCCGGAAATGTCCGGACGGCTGACCCACCGCGAATCGGAAATCGTCAAATGGACGAGCGAAGGCAAGACGTCGGCGGAGATCGCCATCATTCTCGGTCTCTCCGAACATACGGTCAATTCGCACATCACCGCGGCCGCGCGCAAACTGGACGCCGTCAACCGCGTTCATATGGTGGCGATCGCCTTGCGGAATGGTTTGGTTACGTGA
- a CDS encoding response regulator — MQQRDTQPILIVEDSEDDFEATMRAFKRTNLRNSIRWAASGQEALDMLAAMVPKPGLILLDLNMPGLDGRKTLEAIKSNAGWRKIPVVILTTSDDERDIEGCYALGANTYVQKPVDLDGLFAAIQRLKEYWFEIAILPLED; from the coding sequence ATGCAGCAGCGTGACACGCAACCGATCCTGATCGTCGAGGACAGCGAAGACGATTTCGAAGCAACGATGCGCGCCTTCAAACGCACCAACCTGCGCAATTCGATCCGCTGGGCGGCCTCCGGGCAGGAAGCGCTCGACATGCTCGCGGCGATGGTGCCGAAGCCGGGGCTGATCCTGCTCGATCTCAACATGCCGGGCCTTGACGGCCGCAAGACGCTGGAGGCGATCAAATCGAACGCCGGCTGGCGCAAAATCCCGGTGGTGATCCTGACCACCTCCGACGACGAGCGCGACATCGAAGGCTGCTATGCGCTGGGCGCCAATACCTATGTGCAGAAGCCGGTCGATCTCGACGGGCTGTTCGCGGCGATCCAGCGGCTGAAGGAATACTGGTTCGAAATCGCCATCCTGCCGCTCGAGGACTGA
- a CDS encoding ATP-binding protein → MSSDPTRPSETNIAGDSEERIKRFLATASHDLQSPLRHIAMYAELLLDDLEETLDGEQLQSLRMIMEKAQAAQRLTKALMSLAGGAPQVTPEEVDLQALSENVWGELTDETGVSDATLESEGLPSIRTDAALLGLVLRHLLTNALIYRGEAPPHVTIAAERKGTDWFIRISDNGPGIDTAYRERIFEPFWKLPKAGAVQGAGLGLTTAREFLTALGGNISLEHSDASGSRFIIRLPIA, encoded by the coding sequence ATGTCATCCGACCCGACGAGACCATCGGAAACCAATATTGCCGGCGACAGCGAGGAGCGCATCAAACGATTTCTCGCGACCGCCTCGCACGACCTGCAATCGCCGCTCCGCCATATCGCCATGTATGCCGAGCTGCTGCTCGACGATCTCGAGGAAACGCTCGACGGCGAACAGCTTCAGAGCCTCAGGATGATCATGGAGAAGGCGCAAGCCGCACAACGCCTCACCAAGGCATTGATGAGCCTTGCGGGCGGAGCACCTCAGGTGACACCTGAAGAGGTCGATCTGCAGGCGCTCTCCGAAAATGTCTGGGGCGAGCTGACCGACGAAACTGGGGTTAGCGATGCGACGCTTGAAAGCGAAGGCCTGCCCTCCATCCGCACCGACGCCGCCCTGCTCGGGCTGGTGCTGCGGCATCTGCTGACCAATGCCCTCATTTATCGCGGCGAAGCGCCGCCACATGTGACGATTGCGGCGGAGCGAAAGGGCACGGATTGGTTCATCCGGATCTCCGACAATGGCCCGGGCATCGATACTGCCTATCGCGAGCGGATATTCGAGCCTTTCTGGAAATTGCCGAAGGCGGGAGCGGTCCAGGGCGCCGGCCTCGGATTGACGACGGCGCGGGAGTTTCTGACGGCACTTGGCGGCAATATCAGCCTGGAACATTCGGATGCAAGCGGCAGCCGCTTCATCATCCGCCTTCCGATTGCCTAA
- a CDS encoding PAS domain S-box protein: MQDKGNVDLQDQRRRSRYRGFAIAVGCLMVLLGVSAVAGWLLQIKAIISLVPGFPSMAFNTALCFVLSGLGLAASTLAARRFRLAATIMAGLAAAIAAARLVEIITIGRTFHNVDLLIARFLVPPDFIAEIGGGMGPNTALVFLIANLSLLLALHAERKSQVVQELTSYVVITLGMIALASYVTSAEQGYRWGPYAAMALHTAIGIVIFGSGLLARSWWMQPANRAQIPLWIPAAVCFTGLLVDLYTPLGVANGILYVPLVLTALWFGNRNAPLFFAFACTVLLMLGFFAVRHDEAAFWQEIANRTITAATLWLIAILVFYFMRNNHNLETERVRFGALVRGTPDAVIVIDEAGTIRSFNPAAETMFGYSPQETIGQNIKMLMPEPYHSEHDGYLAHYRQTGEERIIGTTRMVSGRRKSGIVFPIDVSISAVATGDTRIFVGIVRDISERARQEERMKTTLAQLEAYTAELERSNHDLDEFAYIASHDLKEPLRGLHNHSRFLLEDYEDKLDDDGVRRLNRLVRLSQRMEKLVNDLLYFSRLGRQQLAVKRTDIGLIVKDVVATMELLLEERHAKVIIDGQLPDVVCDAPRLTEVFRNLITNAIKYNDKPAPLVSIGYLDRFVGKDGTVARNVFFVRDNGKGIPQEFHEDIFRIFKRLEKSQDSDDGTGAGLTFVRKIIARHNGDIWLESEVGAGTTFYFTLGKKREGQNAAA; encoded by the coding sequence GTGCAGGATAAGGGCAACGTGGACCTTCAGGACCAGCGGAGGCGGTCGCGCTACCGTGGCTTCGCGATTGCGGTTGGCTGCCTGATGGTCCTTCTCGGGGTGAGCGCTGTTGCCGGCTGGCTGCTGCAGATCAAGGCGATCATTTCGCTCGTTCCCGGCTTTCCGTCGATGGCCTTCAACACAGCGCTCTGCTTCGTGCTTTCCGGCCTGGGGCTGGCGGCCTCGACGCTGGCTGCCCGTCGCTTTCGGTTGGCAGCAACGATCATGGCAGGGCTTGCCGCGGCGATCGCCGCGGCCCGGCTGGTGGAAATCATCACCATCGGGCGGACTTTCCACAATGTCGACCTGTTGATCGCGCGCTTCCTGGTTCCGCCCGATTTCATCGCTGAGATCGGTGGCGGCATGGGGCCGAATACGGCGTTGGTCTTCCTGATCGCCAATCTTTCGCTGCTGCTCGCTCTCCACGCGGAGAGGAAAAGCCAGGTGGTGCAGGAATTGACGAGCTATGTCGTCATCACCCTCGGCATGATCGCCCTGGCCAGCTATGTCACATCAGCCGAACAGGGTTACCGCTGGGGACCCTATGCGGCGATGGCGCTGCATACGGCGATCGGCATCGTGATCTTCGGCTCGGGGCTTCTCGCCCGCTCCTGGTGGATGCAGCCGGCAAACCGGGCGCAGATCCCGCTCTGGATCCCGGCTGCGGTCTGCTTCACCGGCCTTCTCGTCGATCTCTATACGCCGCTCGGCGTCGCCAACGGTATTCTCTATGTGCCGCTGGTGCTGACGGCGCTCTGGTTCGGCAACAGGAACGCGCCGCTTTTCTTCGCTTTTGCCTGCACCGTGCTTTTGATGCTCGGCTTCTTCGCCGTCCGGCACGACGAGGCGGCGTTCTGGCAGGAGATCGCCAACCGCACGATTACGGCGGCGACGCTCTGGCTGATCGCCATCCTCGTCTTTTATTTCATGCGCAACAATCATAACCTCGAAACCGAGCGCGTCCGCTTCGGCGCGCTGGTGCGCGGCACGCCCGATGCCGTCATCGTCATCGACGAGGCTGGAACGATCAGGAGCTTCAACCCAGCGGCCGAAACCATGTTCGGTTACTCTCCGCAGGAGACGATCGGTCAGAATATCAAGATGCTGATGCCCGAACCCTACCATTCCGAGCACGACGGCTATCTCGCCCATTACCGCCAGACCGGCGAAGAGCGCATCATCGGCACGACACGCATGGTCTCCGGACGACGCAAGAGCGGCATCGTCTTTCCGATCGACGTTTCCATCAGCGCCGTCGCCACCGGCGATACGAGGATTTTCGTCGGTATCGTGCGTGATATCAGCGAGCGCGCCAGGCAGGAAGAGCGGATGAAAACGACGCTTGCCCAGCTCGAGGCCTATACGGCCGAACTCGAGCGCAGCAACCACGACCTCGACGAATTCGCCTATATCGCCTCGCATGACCTCAAGGAACCGCTGCGCGGCCTGCACAACCACTCCCGGTTCCTGCTGGAGGACTATGAAGACAAGCTCGACGATGACGGCGTACGCCGGCTGAACCGGCTGGTGCGCCTCAGCCAGCGGATGGAGAAACTCGTCAACGACCTTCTTTACTTCTCCCGGCTCGGGCGGCAACAGCTGGCGGTCAAACGCACCGATATCGGCCTGATCGTCAAGGATGTCGTCGCGACGATGGAACTCCTGCTGGAGGAGCGACATGCCAAGGTCATCATCGACGGCCAGTTGCCGGATGTGGTCTGCGACGCGCCGCGATTGACCGAGGTGTTCCGCAATCTCATCACCAATGCGATCAAATACAATGACAAGCCGGCTCCGCTCGTTTCGATCGGCTATCTCGATCGGTTCGTCGGCAAGGACGGCACGGTTGCCCGCAACGTGTTTTTCGTTAGGGATAACGGCAAGGGCATACCCCAGGAATTCCATGAGGACATTTTCCGCATTTTCAAACGGCTGGAAAAGTCGCAGGATTCCGACGACGGCACCGGAGCAGGCCTCACCTTCGTCCGCAAGATCATCGCCCGGCACAATGGCGATATCTGGCTGGAATCCGAGGTCGGCGCCGGCACCACATTCTATTTCACCCTGGGAAAAAAACGCGAGGGGCAGAATGCAGCAGCGTGA
- a CDS encoding FAD/NAD(P)-binding protein produces MIPAAMHSKPSPTFEPPVVAIIGGGVSGAGVAYHLGRTSRGERPVILVFEPRAELGRGLAYDTTDPAHRINVPAAKMSLQPDDIGEFQAWIEARDAVADDPDAKRPDGSLFPRRRLFGDYVSSLLKPLLEDGDVRHRRAAVTSVERHAGRWTIRDDKGGVTEADIVAIATSHPPPAAPGRLASRLAAHPRFVADTTKPGALDVIRPHDRVLVIGNGLTAADVIASLAERGHDGPVTSISRRGLRSRGHAPVPQPLFGDFLAGTAPSAVSLLAAIRTAIKAAKAEGISWHGVIDQVRAQGYDLWQALPVAERRRLVRHLRPYWDVHRFRIAPQVEAVLDTAVAADRLEILAGSVADARIEGERIVCALQPRHQRQPLERSYDAVVVTTGPAHGGILETQPWLAALVASGHLSLDPTGLGFACTERSEAIGPSGKADPSLLISGPLARGTFGELMGLPQVTEHAFFVATEIAGKLRVNATGAIPEV; encoded by the coding sequence CCCGTCATCCTAGTCTTCGAGCCGCGCGCCGAGCTCGGCCGCGGCCTTGCCTATGACACGACAGATCCGGCCCATCGCATCAATGTTCCAGCCGCCAAGATGAGCCTGCAGCCCGACGACATCGGCGAATTCCAGGCCTGGATCGAAGCCCGCGACGCCGTCGCCGACGACCCCGACGCAAAACGACCCGATGGCTCGCTCTTCCCGCGGCGTCGGCTGTTCGGCGATTACGTCTCCTCCCTGCTGAAACCGTTGCTGGAGGATGGGGACGTGCGTCATCGCCGCGCTGCCGTGACCAGCGTTGAGCGCCATGCCGGCCGCTGGACGATCCGCGACGATAAAGGCGGCGTCACTGAGGCCGATATCGTTGCGATCGCCACCAGCCACCCGCCGCCCGCAGCCCCCGGCCGGCTCGCGAGCCGGCTTGCAGCCCATCCCCGTTTCGTCGCCGATACCACCAAGCCGGGCGCGCTCGACGTGATCCGTCCGCATGACCGGGTGCTGGTCATCGGCAACGGCCTGACGGCTGCCGATGTCATCGCCTCGCTGGCTGAACGCGGGCATGACGGTCCGGTGACATCAATCTCGCGCCGTGGCCTGCGGTCGCGTGGGCATGCGCCGGTGCCGCAGCCGCTCTTCGGCGATTTCCTCGCCGGTACGGCCCCGTCTGCCGTGTCGCTGCTGGCAGCGATCCGCACCGCCATAAAAGCGGCGAAGGCTGAGGGCATCAGCTGGCACGGCGTGATCGACCAGGTGCGGGCGCAGGGATATGATCTCTGGCAAGCGCTGCCGGTTGCCGAACGCCGCCGCCTCGTCCGCCATCTGCGTCCCTATTGGGACGTGCACCGTTTCCGAATCGCGCCGCAGGTCGAGGCGGTGCTCGACACGGCGGTTGCTGCCGACCGCCTCGAGATTCTCGCCGGCTCGGTCGCCGATGCGCGCATCGAAGGCGAGCGCATCGTCTGCGCCCTGCAGCCGCGCCATCAGCGCCAGCCGCTGGAGCGGAGTTATGACGCCGTCGTCGTCACCACCGGCCCGGCCCATGGCGGCATTCTCGAAACCCAGCCCTGGCTCGCGGCATTGGTCGCAAGCGGCCACCTGTCGCTTGATCCCACAGGCCTCGGCTTTGCCTGCACCGAGCGCTCGGAGGCGATCGGCCCATCCGGAAAGGCAGATCCTTCGCTGCTGATCTCCGGCCCTTTGGCGCGCGGTACGTTCGGCGAACTGATGGGCCTGCCGCAGGTGACCGAGCATGCCTTCTTCGTCGCCACCGAGATCGCCGGGAAGCTGCGGGTGAACGCGACCGGAGCAATTCCAGAAGTGTAA
- a CDS encoding response regulator, translating to MAEDCSILIIDDNIDDREVYRRILGRVSSTAYTVLEAETGEEGLALNSRKRPNCILLDYSLPGRDGLGVLADILERDPAANVIMLTGQGSETVAVEVMKSGARDYLTKDSLSPETLHRCIQNAIMHGMLEAQLEQKRQSLEIFTRAMAHDLKEPLRTIKSFSRILHGSSALPAEDRELLDYVLSAADHMEDLIVKVSGFTRLEASGGPELTPVSLSDVLNQVEDNLRQQTESRGAVIIRGTLPEVMGDATLLTQLLQNLVSNAVRYCEQKIPEVTISGEAHGDMCRLTVRDNGPGIDPQHRELIFQPFKRLVGRGIEGTGLGLAICRRIAQLHGGAIWCEAENGPGATFIVDVPLAEARPEPPAVSVMPHSAKPAEQPGEGPGRLAEVLLVEDSPADIQILKIKLMRREKVNFNLHVATNGREAMRLLEERAGIADLPQIDLMLLDINMPIMDGFEVLHALSADVRLSQIPVCILSTSSDETDMRRARNLGARAYMVKPPTLQQLEEALEDVEHLELLQRGDSLALCAEQN from the coding sequence TTGGCGGAAGACTGCAGCATTCTCATCATCGACGACAATATCGACGATCGCGAGGTCTATCGCCGCATATTGGGCCGCGTCTCCAGCACCGCCTATACCGTTCTGGAGGCGGAGACGGGTGAAGAGGGCCTGGCGCTGAACAGCCGCAAACGGCCGAACTGCATTCTGCTCGACTATTCGCTGCCGGGGCGCGACGGGCTCGGCGTGCTGGCCGACATTCTGGAGCGCGATCCCGCCGCCAACGTCATCATGCTGACTGGCCAGGGCAGCGAAACCGTCGCCGTCGAGGTGATGAAGAGCGGCGCGCGCGACTATCTGACAAAGGATTCGCTGTCGCCGGAAACACTGCACCGCTGCATCCAGAACGCCATCATGCACGGCATGCTGGAAGCACAGCTGGAGCAGAAGCGGCAATCGCTTGAGATCTTCACACGGGCCATGGCCCATGACCTGAAGGAGCCGCTCAGGACGATCAAATCCTTCAGCCGCATCCTGCACGGGTCATCGGCGCTTCCGGCCGAAGACCGGGAACTGCTCGATTACGTGCTCAGCGCCGCCGACCATATGGAAGACCTGATCGTCAAGGTCTCGGGCTTCACCAGACTCGAGGCCTCCGGCGGGCCGGAGCTGACGCCAGTCTCGCTCTCCGATGTGCTTAATCAGGTGGAGGACAATCTGCGCCAGCAGACCGAAAGCCGCGGCGCCGTCATCATCCGCGGGACGCTGCCGGAGGTGATGGGCGATGCGACGCTGCTGACCCAACTCCTGCAGAACCTCGTGTCGAATGCCGTCCGCTACTGCGAGCAGAAGATTCCCGAGGTTACGATCTCAGGCGAGGCGCATGGAGACATGTGCCGTCTCACCGTGCGTGACAACGGACCTGGCATCGATCCTCAGCATCGCGAACTGATCTTCCAGCCGTTCAAGCGTCTCGTCGGCCGCGGCATCGAAGGCACCGGGCTCGGCCTTGCCATCTGCCGCCGCATCGCGCAGCTGCATGGCGGCGCGATCTGGTGCGAGGCGGAAAATGGGCCGGGCGCCACTTTCATTGTCGACGTGCCGCTCGCCGAGGCGAGGCCCGAGCCGCCGGCCGTATCGGTCATGCCGCACAGCGCCAAGCCCGCCGAGCAGCCGGGCGAAGGGCCCGGCAGGCTTGCCGAAGTGCTGCTGGTGGAAGACAGCCCGGCCGACATCCAGATTCTGAAGATCAAGCTGATGCGGCGGGAGAAGGTGAATTTCAACCTGCATGTCGCCACCAACGGACGCGAGGCGATGCGGCTGCTGGAAGAGCGCGCCGGCATCGCCGATCTGCCACAGATCGACCTGATGCTGCTCGACATCAACATGCCGATCATGGACGGCTTCGAGGTGCTGCATGCGCTTTCCGCCGATGTCCGCCTCAGCCAAATTCCCGTCTGCATTCTCAGCACCTCAAGCGATGAGACCGACATGCGACGGGCCCGAAATCTCGGCGCACGCGCCTATATGGTCAAGCCGCCGACCCTGCAGCAACTGGAAGAGGCACTCGAAGATGTCGAACATTTGGAGCTGCTGCAGCGCGGCGATTCGCTTGCGCTTTGTGCGGAACAAAACTAA
- a CDS encoding DMT family transporter, whose protein sequence is MSQPASTLSEGSPSNRFPLAALILGGAAIGGSPIFVRLSEVGPMATAFWRVALALIPIVIVSLMKKERGPRPQNLSDYGLLILPGVMLSLDLAAWHLSITMTSVANATLLANLAPVFVTVIAFLFFKARISRVFLLGLALALAGVIVLKGGPAAIGNGDLHGDGLATTAAFFYACYILALGSLRSRFDTTRIMLWSTASAAICIFPVAFFIEGHMLPMTVYGWSMVFGLAFISHAGGQAAITYALAYLPPAFSSLTLLLQPVVAAILAWALLNEAIGTMQALGGAVVLAGIMVARTSRSSA, encoded by the coding sequence ATGTCGCAGCCGGCCTCCACCCTTTCCGAAGGCTCTCCTTCCAACCGCTTCCCCCTGGCGGCGCTCATTCTCGGCGGGGCGGCGATCGGTGGCTCGCCGATCTTCGTCCGGCTTTCCGAGGTCGGGCCGATGGCGACGGCCTTCTGGCGCGTGGCGCTGGCGCTGATCCCGATCGTCATCGTCTCGCTGATGAAAAAGGAGAGGGGGCCGAGGCCGCAAAACCTTTCCGACTACGGCCTGCTCATCCTTCCGGGCGTCATGCTGTCGCTCGATCTCGCCGCCTGGCACCTTTCGATCACGATGACGTCAGTCGCCAATGCGACGTTGCTCGCCAACCTTGCGCCTGTTTTCGTCACCGTGATCGCCTTTCTCTTTTTCAAAGCGCGGATCAGCCGCGTCTTCCTGCTCGGGCTTGCCTTGGCGCTGGCCGGCGTCATCGTCTTGAAAGGCGGACCGGCAGCGATCGGCAACGGCGACCTTCACGGCGACGGCCTGGCGACAACAGCCGCCTTCTTCTATGCCTGCTACATCCTTGCGCTCGGCAGCCTGCGCAGCCGGTTCGATACGACGCGAATCATGCTGTGGAGCACGGCGTCGGCTGCCATCTGCATCTTTCCGGTCGCCTTCTTCATTGAGGGCCACATGCTGCCGATGACCGTCTATGGCTGGTCGATGGTCTTTGGCCTCGCGTTTATCAGCCATGCCGGCGGGCAGGCGGCGATCACCTATGCGCTGGCCTATCTGCCGCCGGCCTTTTCCTCGCTGACGCTGCTGCTGCAGCCGGTCGTCGCCGCCATCCTCGCCTGGGCGCTGCTCAACGAGGCGATCGGCACGATGCAGGCGCTGGGCGGCGCCGTCGTCCTTGCCGGGATCATGGTTGCCCGAACGTCTCGCTCCTCGGCTTAG
- a CDS encoding response regulator, whose product MPTIIYVDDSRDDLFYLDYIRRKQQIEVDLFCFSTAETALAALEQRAAEGWPLPELLVVDLYMPLDSGIGLVSRLRRDDRFKAMRLAVCSGSDAAEDRARSLEAGADVYLEKPLDLARIILNLEM is encoded by the coding sequence ATGCCTACCATAATTTATGTCGACGACAGCAGGGATGATCTCTTCTATCTCGACTATATCCGCAGGAAGCAGCAGATAGAGGTCGATCTATTCTGTTTTTCGACCGCCGAGACGGCGCTGGCGGCGCTGGAACAGCGCGCGGCGGAAGGCTGGCCCCTGCCGGAACTGCTGGTCGTCGATCTCTACATGCCGCTCGACAGCGGCATCGGCCTGGTGAGCAGGCTGCGCCGGGATGATCGTTTCAAAGCGATGCGGCTTGCTGTCTGCAGCGGATCGGATGCGGCCGAGGACCGGGCGCGCTCACTTGAGGCCGGCGCCGATGTCTATCTGGAAAAGCCGCTTGACCTCGCCAGGATTATTCTCAATCTCGAGATGTAG